TTCAATTTGACAACTTCGAATACCATTTGTGACTTGGTTAAAGATCCAATGTTTTCAAGACCAATATTTTTCGCATAAATGGCTAGCTGATCGATATTCATCTGTTGAAGGTCAGCAATTTTGGTAATCGTGGGATTTTTAGAGTGCTTTTGTCCGGGATGTTTTTTAGGAGGGTGGATGGGTTTTTCTTTTTTGGTCGCTTGGTTTTGGTCTGTATCTTCGCTCATTGAGAGTCTATCTCCTTCATCAATTCAAGTACTTTTTGTTTTAAGTCTTCGACCGTACCATCATTTTCGATGACATAGTCTGCATGTTTAGCTTTTTTTTTTGGATCCCATTGACGAGCATTCCTCTTGAGGAAACTATTCTTTGTAAATCCTGCTTGGATAAAGCGTTTAATTGCCTTATCGCTATTGCTGACAACAGCAACAACGAGATCAAAATCTTTATCTTTGCCGATTTCCTGAACGAGAGGAAGTTCGACGACAAAATAGCTACCTTTTCCTTCCGTTTCCACTTTCTTGAACTCTTCATCAATACGTTTAAGAAGAAGAGGGTGAAGGAGAGACTCCAGGGCTTTTAACTTATTTTCATCGCTAAAAATGATGTCTGCTACTTTCTTCCGATCAATCTTCTTATCTGTTACCACTTTTGATCCAAAGAGAGAAATGACTTGCTCAATACATGAAGGATCATTTGCTAGAAATTGATGGATAATTGTATCAGAACTAAGTGTGGATGCTCCGTGATCTTTTAGAATGCGGCAAACCGTGGACTTTCCTGTTGCAACGTTGCCTGTTATCGCTATTTTCTTCAAGTTTAACACCCCCCCCAATTTTTTCCAACGTCAATATTGACAATTAAGGGAACAGATAAAGAGGTGACGTTTTCCATGATAGATTGGACGATTTCGGAGACGCAAGGAATGTTTTCATCAGGAAGTTCAAAAATTAATTCATCATGAACTTGGAGGACCATGTAAGCAAGTTTTTCTTTCTTAAGTGCCTCATGCACCTGGATCATGGCTTTTTTGATGATATCAGCCTGGCTTCCTTGAAGGGGAGTATTGACTGCTAAACGCTCTGCTGCTGTTCGAATCATTCCGTTTGTACTATGGATTTCTGGGATGGGGCGTTTTCGGCCATACATTGTTGTTGCAATGCCCGTCTCGCGGACCTTTTCCTTTGAACTTTCAATAAAGTTTCTGACTCCTGGATAGCGGTCAAAGTACTTCTTAATAAAGGTGGAAGCTTCTTTGATATTAATTCCAAGTTCTTGTGAGAGACCGTAGGCTTGCTGACCATAAATGATTCCAAAGTTGACAGCTTTAGCTCCGGCCCGCATCTGCTTTGTGACCTTTTCAATAGGTACATCAAAAACAGTAGCGGCTGTCGATGCGTGGATATCTTCATCATGATTAAAGGCAGCAACGAGTTTAGGGTCGTTGCTGAAGTGAGCTAAAAGTCGGAGTTCGATTTGAGAGTAGTCAGCGGAAAGATAAGACCATCCCTCCATTTCCGGCATAAAGGCTTCTCGAATTTTTCGGCCTTCTTTGGAACGAATAGGGATATTTTGAAGATTAGGATCTTGGCAAGATAGTCGTCCTGTTGCGGTTACTGTTTGCATAAAGGTGCAGTGAATCCGACCCGTATCTTCGTGGAC
The window above is part of the Candidatus Neptunochlamydia sp. REUL1 genome. Proteins encoded here:
- the coaE gene encoding dephospho-CoA kinase (Dephospho-CoA kinase (CoaE) performs the final step in coenzyme A biosynthesis.), producing MKKIAITGNVATGKSTVCRILKDHGASTLSSDTIIHQFLANDPSCIEQVISLFGSKVVTDKKIDRKKVADIIFSDENKLKALESLLHPLLLKRIDEEFKKVETEGKGSYFVVELPLVQEIGKDKDFDLVVAVVSNSDKAIKRFIQAGFTKNSFLKRNARQWDPKKKAKHADYVIENDGTVEDLKQKVLELMKEIDSQ